A region from the Macrobrachium nipponense isolate FS-2020 chromosome 47, ASM1510439v2, whole genome shotgun sequence genome encodes:
- the LOC135204619 gene encoding gastrula zinc finger protein XlCGF8.2DB-like, which translates to MEAEKSSSLLFIKEEENLEEDLTENTGEGSSLADPLFEVKAEPEFFDCGELDVNCSSQPSKYEEVSSTSCDDGSRKKEMCIAKENRDLGRSNTAGKRIPCTECHRTFSCMSLLKSHIRTHTGKKPYTCSICQRGFSQMTNLKCHMRTHSGEKPYTCSICQRSCSHQSSLVRHMRIHTGEKPYTCCICQRSFTLLTGLKSHMSTHTGEKPFTCSVCQKGFSQSTKLSNHMRTHTGEKPYTCSICQKSFIDSSYFKIHVKAHTGDGPFRCSVCQRSFSCPSHLKTHMRTHSGEKPYTCSICQRSFTQSSSLKSHMEVLIQERTIHMLVMSKKVFLNQLISQIT; encoded by the coding sequence ATGGAAGCTGAAAAATCATCATCATTGCTGTTCATCAAAGAAGAGGAGAATTTAGAGGAGGATCTAACTGAAAACACAGGGGAAGGCTCTTCACTTGCAGACCCCTTATTTGAAGTCAAGGCAGAACCAGAATTTTTTGACTGTGGTGAATTGGATGTGAACTGTTCATCCCAACCTAGTAAGTACGAGGAGGTCAGCTCTACAAGCTGTGATGATGGAAGCAGAAAGAAGGAGATGTGTATTGCAAAAGAAAATAGAGACTTGGGTAGAAGCAACACAGCAGGGAAGCGAATACCTTGTACTGAATGCCATAGGACATTTTCATGCATGAGCCTCCTGAAATCCCACATAAGAACTCATACGggaaagaaaccatatacttgctctatatgtcaaagaggTTTTTCTCAAATGACTAATCTCAAatgtcacatgagaactcattcaggagagaaaccatacacttgctctatatgtcaaagaagctGTTCTCATCAAAGTAGTCTCGTAAGACACATGAGaattcatacaggagagaaaccatatacttgctgtatatgtcaaagaagttttactCTATTAACTGGTCTCAAATCTCACATGAgtactcatacaggagagaaaccattcacatgctctgtatgtcaaaaaggTTTTTCTCAATCAACTAAGCTCTCaaatcacatgagaactcatacaggagagaaaccatatacttgctctatatgtcaaaaaagttttattGATTCAAGTTATTTCAAAATACACGTGAAAGCTCACACTGGAGATGGCCCTTTTcgttgctctgtatgtcaaagaagtttttcttgtCCAAGTCATCTGAAaacacacatgagaactcattcaggagagaaaccatatacttgctctatatgtcaaagaagttttactCAATCAAGTAGTCTCAAATCTCACATGGAGgtactcatacaggagagaaccATTCACATGCTCGTTATGTCAAAAAAGGTTTTTCTCAATCAATTAATCTCTCaaatcacatga